One window of Triticum dicoccoides isolate Atlit2015 ecotype Zavitan chromosome 5A, WEW_v2.0, whole genome shotgun sequence genomic DNA carries:
- the LOC119301766 gene encoding gamma-tubulin complex component 3-like, which produces MDDHQAQDLIKELVLRLAPAESGGGGRDAGGALRFAHRLLSSRLAPAVLPDEHAVAEAIKRRLAASGRPDDALAFADLHSKLSARSRPASLWPLLYLLDSLSSHRRGAAAASSCLPNLPTAAPPAAGGKQASRAPGTPAGGVVLVSKDPDNIREIALREYTELVLDETEVSEAALVRDVLYACQGIDGRYVRYDKGSDAYDLPDGVRVPRSTRTLVRKLCEVGWLFRKVRGFISDNVSRLPSHAATEVGTVAQAFCSALQEELSDYYKLLAVLESYSLNPIPTPGSDSGVSGNYLSLRRLVVWLAEPTVRMRLMAVLVDGCRGLRGGGMAGAIHGHAQHGDPMVQDFMGRLLRRVCSPLFEMVRSWVLEGELEDVFGEFFILGQPVKAESLWREGYLIQSDMLPSFISPVLAQRILRTGKSINFLRVCCDDNGWAEAATEAAAYVGTTTSRGGLGYGQIDALEALVVEAAKRIDQRLMDVIHKRYRFKDHCLAIKRYLLLGQGDFVQYLMDVVGPELSEPANRISPFHFAGLLETAIRASDAQYDDRDILDRIKVKMMDHGDGDVGWDVFSLEYDARVPLDTVFTASVMKMYLKIFNFLWKLKRVDHSLTGVWKTMKPNCILSSPFYKEGASIRAQFVSVLRKCQVLFNEMNHFVTNFQYYIMFEVLEVSWARFSEEMDAAKDLDDLLLGHDKYLTSIVEKSLLGERSLGILRNLFALFDIILQFRSHADRWFERIYELQLRGKGKSKTKTKETGSWLEGGRKAMIQLAGELFLKMGEDLDSIAKDYTASLDSFISQLPLQQHVDLKFLLFRLDFTEYYSRVSSNK; this is translated from the exons ATGGACGACCACCAGGCCCAGGATCTCATCAAGGagctcgtcctccgcctcgcccccGCCGAATCCGGCGGCGGGGGCCGCGACGCGGGCGGCGCGCTGCGGTTCGCGCACCGGCTGCTCTCCAGCCGCCTCGCCCCCGCCGTcctccccgacgagcacgcggtcgCGGAGGCCAtcaagcgccgcctcgccgcctccggccgccccgACGACGCCCTCGCCTTCGCCGACCTCCACTCCAAGCTCTCCGCCCGATCCCGCCCCGCCTCGCTCTGGCCCCTCCTCTACCTGCTCGACTCGCTCTCCTCCCACCGCCGcggggccgccgccgcctcctcctgcctccccaacCTCCCCACCGCCGCGCCGCCGGCGGCCGGGGGCAAGCAGGCCTCGCGGGCCCCCGGCACGCCGGCCGGTGGCGTGGTGCTGGTCTCCAAGGATCCGGACAACATCCGCGAGATCGCGCTGCGGGAGTACACCGAGCTGGTCCTCGACGAGACGGAGGTGTCGGAGGCCGCGCTGGTGCGCGACGTGCTCTACGCCTGCCAGGGCATTGACGGCCGGTACGTCCGGTATGACAAGGGCAGCGACGCCTACGACCTGCCCGATGGCGTCCGCGTGCCCCGCTCCACTCGCACCCTGGTACGCAAGCTGTGTGAGGTCGGGTGGCTGTTCCGCAAGGTGCGAGGCTTCATTTCCGACAATGTAAGCCGCTTGCCCTCTCATGCCGCCACCGAGGTAGGCACTGTTGCCCAGGCCTTCTGCTCAGCTCTACAGGAGGAACTATCTGATTATTACAAGCTGCTTGCCGTTCTAGAGTCATACTCGTTAAATCCAATTCCAACACCTGGATCTGATTCGGGTGTGTCAGGCAATTACCTCTCACTGCGGCGCCTTGTTGTGTGGCTTGCTGAGCCTACAGTGAGAATGCGCTTAATGGCTGTCTTGGTGGATGGATGCCGTGGCTTGAGAGGTGGTGGGATGGCTGGTGCGATCCATGGGCACGCACAGCATGGGGATCCCATGGTTCAAGATTTTATGGGCCGCTTGCTGCGGCGAGTGTGCTCACCACTGTTTGAAATGGTCCGGAGCTGGGTGCTTGAGGGTGAATTGGAGGATGTATTTGGCGAGTTCTTCATCCTTGGGCAGCCAGTCAAGGCTGAATCTTTGTGGCGGGAGGGCTACCTTATTCAGTCTGATATGCTACCGTCTTTCATTTCTCCGGTGCTGGCACAACGGATCCTTAGAACGGGGAAGTCAATCAACTTTCTCAGAGTTTGCTGTGATGATAATGGCTGGGCTGAGGCTGCCACTGAGGCTGCAGCCTATGTTGGCACCACAACTAGTCGAGGTGGGCTTGGTTATGGGCAGATTGACGCTTTGGAGGCATTGGTGGTAGAAGCAGCCAAGAGGATTGATCAACGTCTGATGGACGTAATTCATAAGCGATATCGATTTAAAGACCATTGTCTTGCTATCAAGAGGTATTTGCTTCTCGGGCAGGGTGATTTTGTTCAGTATCTGATGGATGTTGTTGGTCCTGAGTTGTCAGAACCAGCCAATAGAATTAGCCCCTTCCACTTTGCTGGCTTGCTTGAAACTGCAATACGTGCATCTGACGCACAATATGATGACCGTGACATCTTGGACCGGATAAAAGTAAAGATGATGGATCACGGAGATGGTGATGTTGGCTGGGATGTCTTCTCCTTGGAGTATGATGCTAGGGTCCCTCTGGACACGGTGTTCACAGCTTCAGTCATGAAGATGTACCTCAAGATATTCAACTTCCTATGGAAGCTTAAGCGTGTTGACCATTCCTTGACCGGAGTCTGGAAGACAATGAAGCCTAATTGCATTCTTTCTTCTCCATTTTACAAGGAAGGGGCAAGCATCAGGGCTCAGTTTGTTTCAGTTCTTCGGAAATGCCAAGTACTGTTTAATGAAATGAACCATTTTGTGACCAACTTCCAGTACTACATTATGTTTGAGGTCCTAGAGGTTTCCTGGGCTCGTTTTTCAGAAGAAATGGATGCAGCAAAAGATTTAGACGATCTTCTCCTGGGACATGATAAATATCTCACTTCAATTGTCGAGAAGTCTCTCCTGGGCGAGCGGTCCCTGGGAATTTTGAGAAATCTTTTTGCCTTGTTTGACATCATATTACAGTTCCGCAGCCATGCTGATAGGTGGTTTGAACGGATATATGAGTTGCAACTAAG GGGAAAGGGTAAATCGAAAACAAAAACCAAGGAAACAGGTTCATGGCTGGAGGGGGGCAGAAAAGCTATGATTCAACTCGCCGGGGAACTTTTTCTGAAAATGGGTGAAGATTTGGACAGCATTGCAAAAGATTATACAGCTTCTCTTGATTCATTTATCTCCCAGTTGCCCCTGCAGCAGCATGTTGATTTAAAGTTCCTTCTCTTCCGTTTAGACTTCACTGAATACTACAGCCGTGTTTCGTCCAACAAATGA
- the LOC119301769 gene encoding uncharacterized protein LOC119301769: MELEMVSQHGALLKVGLFVLVQALVYLILAQSSSVFSTTKTLGLPPARSLSARRMVALLSDLPLPLGGEPSPRAVSVEPSSPVPLAHQKKD, encoded by the coding sequence ATGGAGTTGGAGATGGTGAGCCAGCACGGGGCGCTGCTGAAGGTGGGGCTGTTCGTGCTGGTGCAGGCGCTGGTGTACCTCATCCTCGCCCAGTCCTCCTCTGTCTTCTCCACCACCAAGACCCTCGGCCTCCCCCCGGCGCGCTCCCTCAGCGCCCGCCGCATGGTCGCGCTGCTGTCCGACCTGCCGCTGCCGCTCGGCGGCGAGCCCTCGCCCCGCGCCGTCTCCGTGGAGCCGTCGTCGCCGGTGCCCCTCGCCCACCAGAAGAAGGATTAG
- the LOC119301768 gene encoding formin-like protein 20, with translation MEEEPGRDPAGARGARAMASPDAVSFCCHTCAARLELPAPSSPFHFTLCPRCRRDYLDDSPALPPPPPPLCALPWPPAPFTSSTPPPAPCVSSSWSSFTTARPRTPVSPRTGPSFSSTGPPPATSSGSAASPTAPVPSSYCPERSAACREFRLLCEQRRSSPAVSPLSSPYSTACSSPLLASPPPPPPPPFHHGDGDLLSESFPLTLRSSTAEEATSPPHDLLPPPPPPWLPLASAGTWDEFLFNHSDSDDDSPPQPPPPPPHVSTYHAMLDVPLQVQRGGPQAAAASMAANDSVFEFDTPLQRGGSQAAPPESIAALPTVAVTEAGLDCVVCTDPLPPSAPALRLPCGHLYHSHCIVRWLSEQNSCPICRGSIPTIVSATSDIASSSSSSSSQPPGGRRRRSLPVPGGRRIRRICSRLLRNMEIGRDRQTSSSRDRQTNSSGGDVRV, from the coding sequence ATGGAGGAGGAGCCAGGGCGCGAcccggccggagctcggggagcccgcgccatggcctcgccCGACGCCGTGAGCTTCTGCTGCCACACCTGCGCCGCCCGGCTGGAGCTCCCCGCCCCGTCCTCCCCCTTCCACTTCACCCTCTGCCCCCGTTGCCGCCGGGACTACCTCGACGACTCCcccgcgctgccgccgcctccaccgcccctGTGCGCCCTACCCTGGCCGCCTGCTCCGTTCACCTCTTCCACGCCACCGCCGGCCCCGTGCGTCTCGTCGTCGTGGTCTTCCTTCACGACGGCGCGGCCGCGGACTCCGGTGTCCCCGCGCACAGGACCCTCGTTTTCCTCCACAGGACCACCGCCTGCGACGTCGAGCGgcagcgccgcctcgccgaccgctcccgtgccgtcctcctacTGCCCCGAGCGCTCAGCGGCATGTCGGGAATTCCGGCTCCTTTGCGAGCAGCGCCGGTCCTCGCCCGCCGTCTCTCCCCTGTCGTCCCCGTACTCCACCGCCTGCTCCTCCCCTCTGCTggcgtcgccgcctcccccgcccccgccgccgttcCACCACGGCGACGGCGATCTACTATCCGAGTCGTTTCCTTTGACCCTGCGCTCCTCCACCGCCGAGGAGGCCACGTCACCGCCTCATGATctgcttcctcctccgcctccgccttgGCTGCCGCTGGCGTCCGCTGGTACATGGGATGAATTCCTATTCAACCACTCCGACTCCGATGATGACAGCCCGCCacagcctcctccgccgccgccgcatgtcTCTACCTACCATGCCATGCTCGACGTGCCGCTCCAAGTCCAACGCGGCGGGCCACAAGCGGCGGCGGCGTCTATGGCCGCCAACGACAGCGTGTTCGAGTTCGACACGCCTCTCCAACGCGGCGGGTCACAGGCGGCGCCGCCGGAGTCCATCGCCGCCCTGCCCACCGTCGCCGTCACGGAGGCCGGGCTGGACTGCGTCGTCTGCACCGACCCCCTCCCGCCGTCGGCGCCCGCGCTCCGGCTCCCCTGCGGCCACCTGTACCACTCCCACTGCATCGTGAGGTGGCTGTCCGAGCAGAACTCCTGCCCAATCTGCCGAGGCAGCATCCCGACGATCGTCTCCGCCACAAGCGAcatcgcgtcgtcgtcgtcgtcgtcatcgtcgcagcCCCCCGGCGGGAGGCGAAGGCGATCTCTGCCGGTGCCGGGGGGGCGCCGGATCAGAAGGATCTGCAGCCGGCTGCTTCGAAACATGGAAATCGGCCGCGATCGTCAGACGAGCAGCAGCCGCGATCGCCAGACAAACAGCAGCGGCGGCGATGTGCGTGTGTGA